In the genome of Qipengyuania seohaensis, one region contains:
- a CDS encoding transglutaminase-like domain-containing protein — MPIRIESSFAFSLERETDVLLQFEAAAIPEQRVLSTRTRLSPAIHEARVGAQDDIGERIWIRANGLFEVEYEAEVEIMRDVSDVAACGALHPHQLPGEAVEYLFDSRYCPSDRFQTFVEDEFGNTSGGARIAAIRDWIASNFTYTPGSSGPQTTALDSFVERRGICRDYAHTMIVMARASTIPARYVACYAPGVDPQDFHAVAEVFLADPKMEGGGSWQLVDATGMADPAETVKIGIGRDAADVSFLTTFGMSDFKRSSVSVTRVDQE; from the coding sequence ATGCCCATCAGGATCGAAAGCAGCTTCGCCTTCTCACTCGAACGCGAGACCGACGTCTTGCTGCAGTTCGAGGCCGCCGCAATACCGGAGCAGCGTGTCCTTTCGACCCGCACCCGGCTCAGCCCTGCCATCCACGAAGCGCGCGTCGGAGCGCAGGACGATATCGGCGAACGCATCTGGATCCGCGCCAACGGCCTGTTCGAAGTCGAATACGAGGCCGAGGTCGAGATCATGCGCGACGTATCCGACGTCGCAGCTTGCGGTGCCCTTCACCCTCACCAATTGCCTGGCGAAGCGGTCGAGTATCTGTTCGACAGCCGCTATTGCCCGAGCGACCGGTTCCAGACCTTCGTCGAGGACGAATTCGGCAACACGTCCGGCGGCGCGCGCATTGCCGCGATCCGCGACTGGATAGCTTCGAACTTCACCTACACTCCCGGCTCTTCCGGACCGCAGACCACCGCGCTCGACAGCTTCGTCGAACGGCGCGGGATCTGCCGGGATTATGCCCACACGATGATCGTCATGGCGCGTGCAAGTACCATCCCTGCCCGCTACGTCGCCTGTTACGCGCCGGGCGTCGATCCTCAGGACTTCCACGCGGTAGCCGAGGTCTTTCTGGCTGATCCCAAGATGGAGGGCGGCGGCAGCTGGCAACTGGTGGATGCGACGGGAATGGCCGATCCGGCGGAGACGGTGAAGATCGGCATCGGCCGCGATGCTGCGGACGTAAGCTTTCTGACCACCTTCGGCATGAGCGACTTCAAGCGCAGTTCGGTGAGCGTTACGCGCGTCGACCAAGAATAG
- a CDS encoding EAL domain-containing protein, with protein sequence MDEKTALAPVPGPRDRKPSGKRSEGRLKRLQHLLWSGAVAFVMLATMMLVPVDQFLWMIQSRVANQQPSGEIVFVGSSAEVDGRLTATERKQLVEGLRRLRDAEVAKVYLDFVLHEGDSPDADAELAAAIADFGEDLVLVDQIKPALNGEEELLRSNPIFEGAGGRVITDRSTTWMGYQWTVRGADRAANAPAPFAVALAQEPKAPTGIVQIDYGFDPDLIPAFRLRNVVDGNTSLASLKEKHVVIGPSTSKSTEPVSIPGKYNAPPSYPAIYAAETFKSGRNGFVGGLPLTLLFAAAIAATVLFARLKKVRRIAYVAIALALPGVLFAGAYFGVRTELAYAGALVFAFAAQRSRARWRLRVANIDNDTGLEKLRVLDRAVSQNFLRTGHIVVARLQGLEQVLKTLGSAERSSYILRLVDRLRAADQELAIYIDGHFLAWHSTERDTGRLIEHLEGLRAIFAAPIKVGSESVDVGITFGVASIGEAGRNSVAAAAAAAEETSEAHEPIKIAQVASHHDELWDISLRARIDAAMEAGEIYCVYQPKIDMISGSLTGVEALVRWHDPERGFISPIKFIAQSEKAGRMEHLTRYVLQTACNAGRLMHFRGSAVSMSVNISATLLNDMRIVGIVRNTLQATGFDPRSLILEITETARIGDLAKAATILDELKLLGLKISMDDFGVGAANFETFYGLPFDELKIDRLFVDSISRSEKAKAIASSIIEMGKAARITVVAEGAEDEKTLQILNEIGCRYVQGYALARPLSLTNLLEFQDSYEGSQTGT encoded by the coding sequence ATGGACGAGAAAACCGCCCTCGCCCCGGTGCCGGGACCGCGTGATCGGAAGCCTTCGGGCAAACGATCCGAAGGTCGCCTGAAGCGCCTGCAACACCTGCTCTGGTCGGGTGCGGTGGCGTTCGTCATGCTTGCAACGATGATGCTGGTTCCGGTGGATCAGTTTCTCTGGATGATCCAGTCGAGGGTCGCCAACCAGCAACCTTCCGGAGAAATCGTATTCGTCGGATCGAGTGCGGAAGTAGATGGACGGTTGACGGCCACTGAGCGCAAACAGCTTGTCGAAGGCCTCCGCCGCCTTAGGGATGCGGAAGTTGCGAAAGTCTATCTGGATTTCGTTCTTCACGAAGGAGACAGTCCCGACGCCGATGCGGAGCTCGCTGCGGCAATTGCAGATTTCGGCGAAGACTTGGTTCTTGTCGACCAGATAAAACCGGCCCTCAACGGGGAGGAAGAACTACTTCGCTCCAATCCGATTTTCGAAGGGGCTGGCGGTCGCGTTATTACCGACAGGTCGACCACATGGATGGGATATCAGTGGACCGTTCGCGGCGCTGACCGAGCCGCAAACGCGCCTGCGCCATTTGCGGTCGCTCTCGCGCAAGAACCCAAGGCGCCGACCGGTATTGTGCAGATCGATTACGGTTTCGATCCCGACCTGATACCGGCGTTTCGTCTTCGCAACGTTGTAGATGGCAACACTTCGCTGGCGAGCCTTAAAGAAAAGCATGTCGTTATCGGTCCTTCGACTTCCAAGTCGACTGAGCCCGTTTCGATCCCAGGCAAGTACAACGCCCCGCCGAGCTATCCGGCAATCTACGCTGCCGAAACCTTCAAGTCGGGGCGCAATGGATTTGTCGGCGGGTTGCCACTCACACTTCTCTTTGCGGCGGCTATCGCAGCCACGGTCTTGTTCGCACGTCTTAAGAAAGTCCGCCGGATCGCATACGTAGCGATCGCCTTGGCTCTCCCCGGCGTTTTGTTTGCTGGAGCGTATTTCGGGGTACGCACCGAACTCGCATATGCAGGCGCTCTTGTTTTTGCGTTCGCAGCACAACGCTCTCGCGCACGGTGGCGACTGCGGGTCGCCAATATCGACAATGATACAGGGTTGGAGAAACTTCGCGTTCTCGATCGGGCCGTATCACAAAACTTCCTGCGCACCGGACACATCGTCGTGGCACGCCTCCAAGGCTTGGAGCAAGTTTTGAAGACGCTAGGTTCGGCCGAGCGCTCCAGTTACATCTTGCGCCTCGTCGACCGCCTTCGGGCAGCCGACCAGGAACTGGCCATCTATATCGATGGGCACTTCCTCGCCTGGCACTCGACCGAACGCGATACTGGCCGCCTGATCGAACATCTCGAAGGCTTGCGCGCGATATTCGCCGCGCCGATCAAGGTCGGCTCGGAAAGCGTCGACGTCGGCATCACTTTCGGCGTCGCATCGATCGGTGAGGCAGGTCGCAACTCGGTCGCCGCGGCCGCCGCGGCAGCAGAAGAGACTTCCGAGGCGCATGAACCGATCAAGATCGCCCAGGTCGCCTCGCACCATGACGAATTGTGGGACATTTCGCTCCGCGCGCGAATCGACGCGGCCATGGAAGCCGGCGAGATCTACTGTGTCTACCAGCCGAAAATCGACATGATCTCAGGCTCCCTCACCGGTGTCGAAGCGCTGGTGCGCTGGCATGATCCGGAACGCGGATTTATTTCTCCGATCAAGTTCATCGCCCAGTCCGAAAAGGCCGGGCGCATGGAGCACCTGACGCGATACGTCCTCCAGACTGCCTGCAATGCCGGACGCCTGATGCATTTCCGCGGTTCTGCCGTCTCCATGTCGGTCAACATCTCGGCCACCTTGCTCAACGATATGCGAATCGTTGGCATCGTGCGGAACACGCTGCAGGCGACGGGCTTCGATCCGCGATCGCTGATCCTCGAAATTACCGAGACCGCTCGGATCGGGGACCTTGCCAAGGCCGCAACTATTCTCGACGAATTGAAATTGCTGGGACTGAAGATCTCGATGGATGATTTTGGAGTGGGTGCCGCCAATTTCGAAACGTTTTACGGACTTCCGTTCGATGAGCTGAAAATCGACCGTCTTTTCGTCGATTCTATTTCGCGTAGCGAAAAGGCCAAGGCGATCGCGTCCAGTATTATCGAGATGGGCAAGGCTGCGCGAATCACCGTGGTCGCGGAAGGGGCAGAAGACGAGAAAACCCTTCAAATCCTTAACGAAATTGGCTGCCGATACGTCCAGGGCTATGCATTGGCCCGCCCATTGTCGCTGACTAACCTGTTGGAATTTCAGGATTCCTATGAGGGGTCGCAGACCGGAACGTAG
- the glk gene encoding glucokinase, translating to MELVSVDIGGTHARFTIATIRDDGTITLNEPETLHTEDHASFQTAWEDFRDRMGGTLPPRVSMAIAGPVGGDVIRFTNNPWIIRPALVKEKLGVENYCIVNDFEAVAHAVARVGEDQFIHLTGPDKPLAPTGRLSVLGPGTGLGVAHLYREPDGTYRVSATEGGHIDFAPLDQIDDAILARLRKRHTRVSVERVVAGPAISDIYQTLAAMEGRPVAEEDDIAIWTRGQDGSDSLAAAAVDRFCMSLGSVAGDIALAQGGFGGVVIAGGLGYRIRETLLKSGFAERFKSKGRFQELMASIPVKLITHPQPGLFGAAAAFAREHA from the coding sequence ATGGAACTCGTCAGCGTAGATATCGGCGGCACGCATGCCCGTTTCACCATCGCCACCATCCGCGACGATGGCACGATCACGCTGAACGAGCCGGAGACGCTCCACACGGAAGACCACGCCAGCTTCCAGACCGCGTGGGAAGATTTTCGCGATCGCATGGGCGGCACCCTGCCCCCCCGCGTGTCCATGGCGATAGCCGGACCGGTAGGCGGCGATGTGATCCGCTTCACCAACAATCCCTGGATCATCCGCCCCGCGCTCGTAAAGGAAAAGCTGGGCGTCGAGAACTACTGCATCGTGAACGACTTCGAGGCCGTGGCCCACGCCGTGGCGCGTGTGGGCGAGGACCAGTTCATCCACCTCACCGGCCCCGACAAGCCGCTCGCGCCGACCGGACGCCTCAGCGTGCTCGGACCGGGCACGGGCCTCGGTGTTGCGCATCTCTATCGCGAACCTGACGGCACTTACCGCGTCTCGGCAACGGAGGGCGGTCACATAGATTTCGCACCGCTCGATCAGATCGACGACGCCATCCTCGCCCGCCTGCGCAAGCGCCATACGCGCGTATCGGTGGAGCGCGTGGTCGCAGGACCTGCAATTTCCGATATCTATCAAACCCTTGCTGCGATGGAGGGTCGTCCGGTCGCCGAGGAAGACGATATCGCGATCTGGACGCGCGGCCAGGACGGCAGCGATAGCCTCGCGGCTGCGGCGGTCGACCGGTTCTGCATGTCGCTGGGTAGCGTCGCAGGTGACATTGCCCTGGCGCAGGGCGGTTTCGGCGGTGTCGTGATTGCAGGCGGCCTCGGCTACCGTATTCGCGAAACACTGCTCAAGTCCGGCTTTGCAGAACGCTTCAAGTCCAAGGGCCGATTCCAGGAACTGATGGCATCGATCCCGGTCAAGCTCATCACCCATCCGCAACCCGGCCTGTTCGGGGCAGCCGCCGCATTCGCAAGAGAACACGCATGA
- the edd gene encoding phosphogluconate dehydratase — MTKPLNDTITRVTERVIANSRDSRSAYLDLMDREGERQVDRHSLSCSNLAHAFAGAEDDQNAIKAAQGPNLGIVTAYNDMLSAHQPYHRYPERMKIWAREVGATAQVAGGTPAMCDGVTQGQDGMELSLFSRDTIALSTIVALSHAMYDGVALLGICDKIVPGLLMGALRFGHLPTIFVPSGPMGTGISNKEKQRTRQLYAEGKVGRDELLASEMGSYHSPGTCTFYGTANSNQMMMEMMGLHVPGAAFVPPGAKLRQELTRSATHRLAAIRKEGDDFRPLSRVVDEKAIINAAIGLLATGGSTNHAIHIPAMARAAGIRFDWSDLAELSSAVPLVARVYPNGSGDVNHFHDAGGMGYVIGTLLDEGLAHADILTVWDGGFEAYSREPGMDGEELTWRDPGPSGDTEMLRPASDPFQSDGGMRLVEGNLGRACFKSSAVERERWTIEAPCRVFEDQHSVNEAFKKGELDKDVVVVVRFQGPRANGMPELHKLTPALGVLQDRGYRVALVTDGRMSGASGKVPAAIHCTPEALGGGPLAKLRDGDIVKVCAEAGTLSTTADLGSREAAHEPAPDMGMGREFYAMFRANSDGAEQGASSMLAMAGL, encoded by the coding sequence ATGACTAAACCGCTCAACGATACGATCACCCGGGTTACGGAGCGCGTGATTGCCAATTCGCGCGACAGCCGCTCCGCCTATCTCGACCTCATGGATCGCGAGGGCGAACGCCAGGTCGATCGCCATTCATTGTCCTGCTCGAACCTCGCCCACGCTTTTGCCGGGGCAGAGGACGACCAGAACGCCATCAAGGCGGCGCAAGGCCCGAACCTCGGCATAGTGACCGCCTACAACGATATGCTGTCCGCCCACCAGCCCTACCACCGCTATCCCGAGCGCATGAAGATCTGGGCGCGCGAGGTTGGCGCGACGGCACAGGTCGCAGGCGGCACGCCGGCCATGTGCGATGGCGTGACGCAAGGGCAGGACGGCATGGAACTGTCGCTCTTCAGCCGCGACACGATCGCGCTCAGCACCATCGTCGCCCTGTCACACGCCATGTACGACGGCGTCGCCCTGCTCGGCATTTGCGACAAGATCGTTCCCGGCCTCCTGATGGGCGCCCTGCGTTTCGGCCACCTGCCGACGATTTTCGTGCCTTCGGGTCCCATGGGCACCGGCATTTCCAATAAGGAAAAGCAACGCACGCGCCAGCTTTACGCAGAAGGCAAGGTCGGGCGCGACGAGCTCCTCGCGAGCGAGATGGGCAGCTACCATTCGCCCGGCACCTGCACATTCTACGGCACCGCCAATTCCAATCAGATGATGATGGAGATGATGGGCCTGCACGTTCCGGGCGCGGCCTTCGTTCCGCCGGGCGCCAAGCTGCGTCAGGAACTCACGCGTTCCGCCACGCACCGGCTCGCCGCGATCCGCAAGGAAGGGGACGACTTCCGTCCGCTGTCACGAGTCGTCGACGAGAAAGCCATCATCAACGCTGCAATCGGCCTCCTCGCGACGGGCGGATCCACCAATCACGCGATCCATATTCCCGCCATGGCGCGGGCCGCCGGCATCCGTTTCGACTGGAGCGATCTTGCCGAACTTTCCAGCGCCGTGCCGCTGGTCGCGCGCGTCTATCCCAACGGGTCGGGCGATGTGAACCATTTCCACGACGCAGGCGGCATGGGTTACGTAATCGGCACACTGCTCGACGAGGGGCTTGCCCACGCAGACATTCTCACCGTCTGGGACGGGGGTTTCGAAGCCTATTCGCGCGAACCGGGAATGGATGGCGAAGAGCTGACATGGCGCGATCCGGGCCCGAGCGGGGACACGGAAATGCTGCGCCCCGCATCCGATCCCTTCCAGTCCGACGGCGGCATGCGCCTCGTCGAGGGCAATCTCGGACGTGCCTGTTTCAAATCGTCCGCCGTCGAACGCGAGCGCTGGACCATCGAGGCGCCGTGCCGCGTTTTCGAAGACCAGCATTCGGTCAATGAGGCCTTCAAGAAGGGCGAACTCGACAAGGATGTGGTCGTGGTGGTCCGCTTCCAGGGTCCGCGCGCCAATGGCATGCCAGAGCTGCATAAGCTCACCCCTGCCCTCGGCGTTCTCCAGGACCGTGGGTACCGGGTGGCGCTCGTCACCGATGGCCGGATGAGCGGCGCCAGCGGGAAAGTCCCCGCGGCAATCCACTGCACACCCGAAGCACTGGGCGGTGGACCGCTGGCCAAACTGCGTGACGGCGACATCGTCAAGGTCTGTGCGGAGGCCGGCACGCTGTCGACTACGGCCGATCTCGGCAGCCGGGAAGCCGCGCACGAGCCTGCGCCCGACATGGGCATGGGCCGCGAATTCTATGCCATGTTCCGCGCCAATTCCGACGGCGCGGAACAAGGCGCTTCATCGATGCTCGCAATGGCAGGATTGTAG
- the zwf gene encoding glucose-6-phosphate dehydrogenase — MPELAFTADRLLLFGATGDLSQRMLLPSLCALNFDNLLNQDLRIVCTARSEMSTHEFRNFAREALEKYLPKHRRGGMADFLNRLSYVPVDATTPEGYDKLAEEVGEYDGLAIFLSTAPSLFEPTISGLERVDLTRGNARIALEKPLGTDFDSSCEINDAVAKAFPEHRIFRIDHYLGKETVQNLLALRFANILFEPVWNSNYIEHVQITVAETVGLESRVAYYDDSGALRDMVQNHMLQLLALVAMEPPTSFDATAVRDEKVKVLRALREVSQSEVVTGQYRAGAVDGKSVPGYDEELGKESDTETFVAVKANVDNWRWRGVPFYLRHGKRLPERVTEIVIQFRCIPHSIFEGRGAVTQPNRLVIEIQPKENIQLSMMAKVPGLGREGLRLRPVPLDIAMPDAFSDTVRRIAYERLLLDLIEGDQTLFVRRDEVEAQWEWIDQIRALWAENDMKPKTYSSGSWGPSAAIALAERDGVTWHDD, encoded by the coding sequence ATGCCAGAGCTAGCCTTCACCGCCGATCGCCTGCTCCTGTTCGGAGCCACCGGCGACCTGTCGCAGCGGATGCTCCTGCCTTCGCTTTGCGCGCTCAATTTCGACAACCTTCTTAACCAGGACCTGCGGATAGTCTGCACCGCCCGGTCGGAGATGAGCACCCACGAGTTCCGCAACTTCGCGCGGGAAGCGCTGGAAAAGTACCTGCCCAAGCACCGGCGCGGCGGCATGGCCGATTTCCTTAACCGGCTGAGCTACGTCCCGGTCGATGCGACCACGCCCGAAGGCTATGACAAGCTTGCAGAGGAAGTGGGCGAATATGATGGGCTGGCGATCTTCCTGTCGACCGCGCCCAGCCTGTTCGAACCGACCATCAGCGGGCTCGAACGTGTCGACCTGACCCGCGGCAATGCGCGCATCGCGCTGGAAAAGCCGCTCGGCACCGATTTCGACAGCAGCTGCGAGATCAACGATGCGGTGGCCAAGGCCTTCCCCGAACACCGCATTTTCCGCATCGATCATTACCTCGGCAAGGAAACTGTCCAGAACCTGCTGGCGCTGCGTTTTGCCAATATCCTGTTCGAGCCGGTCTGGAATTCCAACTATATCGAACATGTCCAGATCACCGTCGCGGAGACAGTGGGCCTGGAATCGCGCGTCGCCTATTATGACGACAGCGGGGCCCTGCGCGACATGGTTCAGAACCATATGCTGCAACTGCTGGCGCTGGTCGCGATGGAGCCGCCGACGAGCTTCGATGCCACTGCCGTGCGCGATGAAAAGGTCAAGGTCCTCCGGGCCCTACGCGAAGTGTCCCAGTCCGAAGTCGTCACCGGCCAGTACCGCGCCGGGGCCGTCGACGGGAAGAGCGTGCCCGGTTACGACGAGGAACTGGGCAAGGAAAGCGACACGGAAACCTTCGTTGCGGTCAAGGCGAATGTCGACAACTGGCGCTGGCGCGGCGTTCCCTTCTACCTGAGGCACGGCAAGCGCCTGCCCGAACGCGTCACCGAAATCGTTATCCAGTTCCGCTGTATCCCTCACTCCATCTTCGAGGGACGCGGCGCGGTGACGCAGCCGAACAGGCTGGTCATTGAAATCCAGCCGAAGGAAAACATCCAGCTATCGATGATGGCGAAGGTCCCGGGCCTGGGCCGCGAAGGGTTGCGCTTGCGCCCCGTGCCGCTCGACATCGCGATGCCGGATGCCTTTTCCGACACCGTGCGCCGCATCGCTTACGAACGGCTGCTCCTCGACCTCATCGAAGGCGACCAGACGCTGTTCGTCCGCCGCGACGAAGTCGAAGCCCAATGGGAGTGGATCGACCAGATCCGCGCGCTCTGGGCAGAGAACGATATGAAACCCAAGACCTATTCATCAGGTTCATGGGGGCCCAGCGCGGCCATCGCGCTTGCCGAACGCGACGGGGTGACGTGGCACGATGACTAA
- the rimO gene encoding 30S ribosomal protein S12 methylthiotransferase RimO → MTSTTSSIPDQKKVGMVSLGCPKALVDSERILTRLRADGYAMSPDYAGADVVLVNTCGFLDSAKEESLQAIGEAIAENGRVIVTGCMGEEADVIRAAHPSVLAVTGAHQYEQVVEAVHEHAPPSQGPFIDLIPQPDVKLTPRHYSYLKISEGCNHSCAFCIIPDLRGKLASRRIDAVLREAEKLVAAGTKELLVISQDTSAYGVDTRHEERQWKGNPVRAHMTDLARELGQLDIGGGMPPWVRLHYVYPYPHVDAVIPLMAEGLLTPYLDIPFQHASPKVLRAMKRPANEAKVLDRLKNWRSICPDIVVRSSFVVGFPGETEEDFQYLLDWLEEAQLDRVGAFRFEPVEGAQANALPDPVPEEVKEERYTRIMEVTARISAEKLQAKVGRTLPVIIDEVGLPDEDGDVGATGRSQADAPEIDGAVYLRNVPQDLSPGAIVSAKIEDADEHDLFGVIS, encoded by the coding sequence TCGATCCCCGACCAGAAAAAGGTCGGCATGGTTTCCCTCGGATGTCCCAAGGCCCTCGTCGACAGCGAGCGCATCCTCACGCGTCTGCGCGCCGATGGCTATGCGATGAGCCCCGATTACGCCGGTGCCGACGTGGTGCTGGTGAACACGTGCGGCTTTCTCGACAGCGCGAAGGAGGAAAGCCTTCAGGCGATCGGCGAGGCGATTGCAGAGAATGGTCGCGTGATCGTGACCGGCTGCATGGGCGAAGAGGCTGACGTCATTCGCGCCGCGCATCCCAGCGTCCTCGCAGTGACGGGCGCGCATCAGTACGAGCAGGTGGTCGAAGCGGTGCACGAACACGCCCCGCCGAGCCAGGGGCCTTTCATCGACCTGATCCCGCAGCCCGATGTGAAACTCACGCCGCGCCATTACAGCTATCTGAAGATCTCGGAGGGCTGCAACCACTCCTGCGCCTTCTGCATCATCCCTGACTTGCGCGGCAAACTTGCCAGCCGCCGGATCGATGCCGTGCTGCGCGAGGCCGAAAAACTGGTCGCAGCAGGGACGAAGGAATTGCTGGTCATCAGCCAGGACACCTCGGCTTACGGTGTCGACACGCGGCACGAAGAGCGCCAGTGGAAGGGCAATCCCGTCCGCGCGCACATGACGGACCTGGCGCGCGAACTTGGCCAGCTGGATATCGGCGGCGGGATGCCGCCATGGGTCCGGCTGCACTATGTCTATCCCTATCCGCACGTCGATGCGGTCATCCCGCTGATGGCCGAGGGACTCCTGACGCCCTATCTCGACATTCCCTTCCAGCATGCGAGCCCGAAGGTGCTGCGCGCCATGAAGCGCCCGGCCAACGAGGCAAAGGTGCTCGACCGGCTGAAGAACTGGCGTTCCATCTGTCCCGACATAGTGGTGCGTTCCAGCTTCGTCGTCGGCTTCCCCGGCGAAACCGAAGAGGATTTCCAGTACCTGCTGGACTGGCTCGAAGAAGCGCAGCTCGACCGCGTGGGCGCATTTCGTTTCGAGCCCGTGGAGGGCGCTCAGGCCAATGCCCTCCCCGATCCCGTCCCCGAAGAAGTGAAGGAAGAGCGCTACACGCGGATCATGGAAGTGACCGCCCGCATCAGCGCGGAGAAGCTCCAGGCCAAGGTCGGACGCACGCTTCCGGTCATCATCGACGAGGTCGGCTTGCCCGACGAAGACGGCGATGTCGGAGCCACTGGCCGAAGCCAGGCCGACGCCCCTGAAATCGATGGCGCTGTCTACCTGCGCAACGTTCCGCAGGACCTTTCTCCCGGCGCAATCGTATCCGCGAAAATCGAGGATGCGGACGAGCACGACCTTTTCGGCGTCATTTCGTAA